The Panicum hallii strain FIL2 chromosome 9, PHallii_v3.1, whole genome shotgun sequence genome has a window encoding:
- the LOC112873604 gene encoding mitochondrial arginine transporter BAC1 — protein MAGAGDAAKEYVAGSVAGIAQVVVGHPFDTVKVKLQAHNTTAYGKVYKNAFHCTSRILLEEGIRGLYKGASSSFIGIAVESSLFFGTYSQAKQLLQGNYEDGRPHLQVIIPSAACSGALISCILTPTELTKCRMQVQGKDVMHGARYSSPLDCAVKTLESEGLRGLFRGGLTTLFREAIGNAVFFCSYEYSRYWMHKYFDSPRFSSSSHFVLAKDIGIGVMSGGISGMAFWTATLPLDVAKTIIQTDPDPHLSRNPFRILSMVCKRAGMGVCYAGLGPTLARAFPANAAAIVAWEYSAKILGIKRV, from the exons ATGGCCGGTGCAGGCGACGCTGCCAAGGAATACGTCGCCGGATCCGTCGCCGGAATCGCCCAGGTCGTAGTAGGCCACCCGTTCGACACCGTCAAG GTCAAACTTCAAGCTCACAATACTACAGCTTATGGAAAGGTGTACAAGAATGCGTTCCACTGCACTAGTAGAATACTGCTTGAGGAAGGA ATTAGAGGGTTGTACAAAGGTGCATCATCTTCATTTATTGGTATAGCAGTTGAAAGCTCTCTTTTCTTCGGCACATATTCCCAAGCCAAACAATTATTACAG GGAAACTATGAGGATGGTAGGCCACATCTACAGGTAATCATTCCTTCTGCTGCATGTAGTGGGGCCCTGATTAGCTGCATCCTCACTCCGACTGAGCTGACCAAG TGCAGAATGCAAGTTCAAGGGAAGGATGTAATGCATGGTGCTAGGTACTCCAGCCCTCTAGATTGTGCTGTGAAAACATTGGAAAGTGAAGGG CTTAGGGGTTTGTTCCGTGGTGGTCTGACAACATTGTTCAGAGAGGCAATTGGCAATGCTGTCTTTTTTTGCAGTTATGAGTACAGCCGATACTGGATGCACAAATATTTTGATTCTCCTCGGTTTTCCAGTAGCAGTCATTTTGTTCTGGCAAAAGATATTGGGATAGGGGTCATGAGTGGTGGCATTAGTGGAATGGCA TTCTGGACAGCTACCCTACCTCTGGATGTTGCAAAAACTATCATACAGACCGATCCGGACCCTCATTTGAGCCGAAACCCCTTTCGAATTTTAAGCATG GTTTGTAAGAGAGCTGGGATGGGTGTCTGTTATGCTGGCCTTGGACCAACACTAGCAAGAGCTTTCCCTGCCAACGCAGCGGCAATTGTTGCCTGGGAGTACAGTGCTAAGATTCTTGGTATAAAGCGAGTATAG
- the LOC112877852 gene encoding uncharacterized protein LOC112877852 codes for MDSNAAATILPTHAADDKLHRRRRRRRCCCVCLLVSLGAAALLGVTLLVLFLTVLRVRDPTTRLVSSRVIGFAPGPDLQFNLTMLLTVDVHNPNRASFSYESGSADLWYRGVRVGVAGIDPGRIPSRGDGTMELEMTVLSSSFGAELAQLVRDMEAGAVPLDASARVPGKVGLLGGVLKLRAVAYSDCHVIFGVPEMKVRSQVCRDHTKL; via the coding sequence ATGGActcgaacgccgccgccaccattcTTCCCACCCACGCCGCCGACGACAAgctccaccgccggcgccggcgccgccgctgctgctgcgtCTGCCTCCTCGTGTCCCTGGGCGCGGCCGCGCTCCTGGGCGTCACGCTGCTGGTCCTCTTCCTCACGGTGCTCCGCGTGCGCGACCCCACCACGCGGCTCGTCTCGTCGCGGGTCATCGGCTTCGCGCCGGGCCCCGACCTCCAGTTCAACCTCACCATGCTGCTCACCGTGGACGTGCACAACCCCAACCGGGCGTCCTTCTCGTACGAGTCCGGGAGCGCCGACCTCTGGTACCGGGGCGTCCGGGTGGGCGTCGCCGGCATCGACCCCGGGCGCATCCCCAGCAGGGGCGACGGCACCATGGAGCTGGAGATGACGGTGCTCTCCAGCAGCTTCGGCGCCGAGCTGGCGCAGCTGGTCCGGGACATGGAGGCCGGCGCGGTGCCGCTGGACGCCAGCGCAAGGGTGCCCGGGAAGGTCGGGCTCTTGGGCGGGGTGCTCAAGCTGCGTGCCGTCGCCTACTCCGACTGCCACGTCATCTTCGGCGTCCCGGAGATGAAGGTCCGGAGCCAGGTGTGCCGCGACCACACCAAGCTCTGA
- the LOC112876674 gene encoding lecithin-cholesterol acyltransferase-like 1 isoform X1 produces MEVQLHRLLLPPLLLLLSWPFLLRDGGRSPAAPPDLHPVVLLPGHVCSQLGARLAGAYEPPAPGCGARKGEGWFRLWENYTALRDPALAPCYADQLRLVYDPAARDYRNFPGVETRVVSFGTTRGFGSDNPAIKWRRGRNDCMRMLVDALEGVGYRDGENMFGAPYDFRYAPAPPGQPNLHFSGFVSSLRRLVERASERNRGRPVILVGHSHGSINAAAFLNQNTLRWRRRYIKHFVMTSMGAGGAVGPLKTLASGTGDVLSGNTSRSFASAFLTLPSPKVFGHAPLLITRARNYSAYDLPEFLAAIGFSDDEVAARYRARALPATLNVFRAPIVPMTCINAIGAPTVEKLVYWDGDFSAEPEVVYGDGDGMITLASFLALDTVIGGDPDQEYYKSVLIPNTTHSGIMKDGFALQCVVTEILEANRR; encoded by the exons ATGGAGGTGCAGCTCCACCGGCTGCTGCTCccgcctctcctcctcctcctctcgtggcccttcctcctccgcgacggcggccgctcgcccgcggcgccgccggacCTCCACCCCGTCGTGCTGCTCCCGGGCCACGTCTGCAGCCAGCTCGGCGCGCGGCTCGCCGGCGCGTACgagccgccggcgccgggctGCGGCGCGCGCAAGGGGGAGGGGTGGTTCCGGCTATGGGAGAACTACACGGCGCTGCGGGACCCCGCGCTGGCGCCGTGCTACGCGGACCAGCTGCGGCTCGTGTacgaccccgccgcccgcgaCTACCGCAACTTTCCGGGCGTCGAGACCCGCGTCGTGTCCTTCGGCACCACTCGCGGCTTCGGCTCCGACAATCCTGCCATTAA GTGGCGGCGCGGCAGGAACGACTGCATGAGAATGCTCGTGGACGCGCTGGAGGGAGTCGGATACAGAGACGGCGAGAACATGTTCGGCGCCCCGTACGACTTCCGgtacgcgccggcgccgcccggccAGCCCAACCTGCACTTCTCCGGCTTCGTCTCGTCCCTGCGGCGGCTCGTCGAGCGCGCGAGCGAGAGGAACCGGGGCCGGCCGGTCATCCTGGTGGGGCACAGCCACGGCAGCATCAACGCCGCCGCGTTCCTCAACCAGAACACCCTGCGCTGGCGCAGGAGGTACATCAAGCACTTCGTCATGACCTCCATGGGCGCCGGAGGCGCCGTGGGTCCGCTGAAGACCCTCGCCTCCGGCACCGGCGACGTGCTGTCCGGGAACACCAGCAGGAGCTTCGCGAGCGCGTTCCTTACTCTGCCGTCGCCTAAGGTGTTCGGCCACGCGCCCCTACTGATCACGAGAGCAAGGAACTACTCCGCCTACGACCTGCCGGAGTTCCTCGCGGCGATCGGGTTCTCGGACGACGAGGTGGCCGCCCGTTACCGGGCGAGGGCGCTGCCGGCGACGCTGAATGTATTCAGGGCGCCTATCGTGCCCATGACGTGCATCAACGCTATCGGCGCGCCGACCGTGGAGAAGCTCGTGTACTGGGACGGCGACTTCAGCGCGGAACCCGAGGTCGTgtacggcgacggcgacgggatGATCACGTTGGCTAGCTTTCTGGCGCTAGACACGGTGATTGGGGGTGACCCAGATCAAGAATACTACAAGTCCGTCTTGATCCCAAACACGACGCACTCCGGCATCATGAAGGATGGTTTTGCTCTGCAGTGCGTGGTCACAGAGATTCTCGAAGCAAATAGACGGTAA
- the LOC112873966 gene encoding lecithin-cholesterol acyltransferase-like 1, whose protein sequence is MDVQLHRLLLPPLLFLLSWPFLLRDGGRSPAAPPDLHPVVLLPGHVCSQLSARLTDEYEPPATAPPAICGARKGEGWFRLWENHTALQDPALLPCYADQLRLVYDPAARDYRDADGVETRVVSFGSTSDFGSDNPAIKNDCMRMLVDALEGVGYRDGENMFGAPYDFRYAPAPPGQPNLHFSGFVSSLRRLVERASERNRGRPVILVGHSHGSLNAAAFLNQNTLRWRRRYIKHFVMTSMGAGGAVGSLKTLASDTGNVLSGNTSRSFASVFLTLPSPEVFGHAPLLITRARNYSAYDLPEFLAAVGFSDDEVAARYRARALPAALNVFRAPLVPMTCINAVGGAPTAEKLVYWDGDFSAEPEVVYGDGDGTINLASFLALDTVIGGDPDQEYYKSILIPNTTHSGIMKVGFALQRVVGEILEASRR, encoded by the exons ATGGACGTGCAGCTCCaccggctgctgctgccgcctctcctcttcctcctctcgtggcccttcctcctccgcgacggcggccgctcgcccgcggcgccgccggacCTCCACCCCGTCGTGCTGCTCCCGGGCCACGTCTGCAGCCAGCTCTCCGCGCGGCTCACTGACGAATACGAGCCGCCGGCCacggcgccgccggcgatctGCGGCGCGCGCAAGGGGGAGGGGTGGTTCCGGCTATGGGAGAACCACACGGCGCTGCAGGACCCCGCGCTGCTGCCGTGCTACGCGGACCAGCTGCGGCTCGTGTacgaccccgccgcccgcgaCTACCGCGACGCCGACGGAGTCGAGACCCGCGTCGTGTCCTTCGGCTCCACGAGCGACTTCGGCTCCGACAATCCTGCCATTAA GAACGACTGCATGAGAATGCTCGTGGATGCGCTGGAGGGAGTCGGATACAGAGACGGCGAGAACATGTTCGGCGCCCCGTACGACTTCCGgtacgcgccggcgccgcccggccAGCCCAACCTGCACTTCTCCGGCTTCGTCTCGTCCCTGCGGCGGCTCGTCGAGCGCGCGAGCGAGAGGAACCGGGGCCGGCCGGTCATCCTGGTGGGGCACAGCCACGGCAGCCTCAACGCCGCCGCGTTCCTCAACCAGAACACCCTGCGCTGGCGCAGGAGATACATCAAGCACTTCGTCATGACCTCCATGGGCGCCGGAGGCGCCGTGGGTTCGCTGAAGACCCTCGCCTCCGACACCGGCAACGTGCTGTCCGGGAACACCAGCAGGAGCTTCGCGAGCGTGTTCCTTACTCTGCCGTCGCCCGAGGTGTTCGGCCACGCGCCCCTACTGATCACGCGAGCAAGGAACTACTCCGCCTACGACCTGCCGGAGTTTCTCGCGGCGGTCGGGTTCTCGGACGACGAGGTGGCGGCACGCTACCGGGCGAGGGCGCTGCCGGCGGCGCTGAACGTATTCAGGGCGCCGCTCGTGCCCATGACGTGCATCAACGCTGTCGGCGGCGCGCCGACCGCAGAGAAGCTCGTGTACTGGGACGGCGACTTCAGCGCGGAGCCCGAGGTCGTgtacggcgacggcgacgggacGATCAACTTGGCGAGCTTTCTGGCGTTGGACACGGTGATTGGGGGTGACCCGGATCAGGAATACTACAAGTCCATCTTGATCCCGAACACGACGCACTCCGGCATCATGAAGGTTGGTTTCGCTCTCCAGCGCGTGGTCGGAGAGATTCTTGAAGCAAGTAGACGGTAA
- the LOC112875979 gene encoding autophagy-related protein 9-like, which translates to MMSFLLKGANIIRLLKWPLRRESALSTHLLAEIPPEVELSDYRRLPSSYCESPTVLLHGEDLKAELIPDLDIFFERLYEYFCAKGLRCIITKWIIEILNVTFMVCAIGFFFLFVDWDALAHLKCGVEALEIGEKPCVLMNVIKNDPLIPFTYVKMITIGSMVILTTYGIINFVKFFVKLRSTLNVRDFYYNSLKVTDLEIQTISWPKVVEKVVLLQKSQQLCVVKDLSEHDIIMRIMRKENYLIGMVNKGVVAFSVSCWLPGVGPAVSSHFHGRTSYLMLPKTLEWTLNWCIFQSMFDSKFCVRKDFLASPSILKKRLVIMGIAMLFLSPCLVIFPLVYMFLRHAEEFYNHPSTASSRRWSNLSRWILREYNEVEHFFRHRMNICTLHSLNYLKQFPTPLISIIAKFVSFVSGGLAGILLILGFLGESILEGHVFGRNLFWYTVVFGTIATVSRRVVADELQVIDPEGAMTLVVQHTHYMPKRWRGKESSELVRKEFETLFQYTITMLLEEMASIFITPYLLIFVLPKRVNDILCFISEFTVYVDGVGDVCSLSLFDFQRHGNKNYGSPLDSVKDMRSSQGKMEKSLLSFQSAYTSWQPNPYGKQFLCNLQRFKEKQIRKYTFQAMEESQLVSSSRGQSCSNIFHRLLSRDVFPGNGIIYKFSPLGLLDTDQRAYPYILDWYYMCRSEHLGRDAESSNHPDEPGEDIWPPLSKPLTEIEEEETWDSNVYERALSHLEASTSSAFFQRATFKHQGREQNSRHYTWWAQASARQTYPQDSSAEPLHDSFIEPPDFANHYTSGHGSSQHSDGALNMAHPTGPEDSFHEPPNFGNHYGSGYHSSYHSSDASEGTKELDQRDYRTNSSWTSPQALSKTRYMDDDSDLEQGLTHFVDVPQNDDGSKKEEASGHDVAGICGSMPVSLNVRIIPRGSDPI; encoded by the exons ATGATGTCCTTCCTTCTGAAGGGCGCAAATATTATAAGATTATTGAAGTGGCCATTGAGAAGAGAATCAGCACTTTCAACACATCTACTTGCTGAAATTCCACCTGAAGTAGAGTTATCGGACTACCGGAGACTGCCAAGCTCTTATTGTGAGAGCCCAACAGTACTTCTCCATGGGGAGGACTTAAAGGCTGAGTTGATTCCTGACTTGGATATTTTCTTTGAGAGGCTGTATGAATATTTCTGTGCAAAGGGTTTAAGATGCATCATCACCAAATGGATAATCGAGATCCTTAATGTTACATTTATGGTATGCGCGATTGGTTTTTTCTTCTTGTTTGTTGATTGGGATGCCCTTGCCCATTTGAAATGTGGAGTGGAAGCACTTGAGATAGGGGAGAAACCATGTGTCCTAATGAATGTCATCAAGAATGACCCATTAATTCCGTTCACATATGTGAAGATGATCACTATTGGATCAATGGTTATATTGACAACTTATGGAATTATTAACTTTGTCAAGTTCTTTGTAAAATTGAGAAGCACACTCAATGTTCGTGACTTCTACTATAACAG CCTTAAGGTCACAGATCTGGAGATTCAAACTATATCTTGGCCCAAAGTAGTTGAGAAGGTTGTCCTCCTCCAGAAGTCACAACAACTTTGCGTTGTTAAGGATCTTTCAGAGCATGATATCATCATGAGAATAATGCGCAAAGAGAACTACTTGATTGGGATGGTTAATAAAGGTGTCGTTGCATTTTCGGTTTCCTGTTGGCTGCCTGGAGTTGGTCCAGCTGTCAGCTCTCATTTCCATGGAAGGACAAGCTATCTGATGCTTCCAAAGACGCTAGAGTGGACATTAAATTGGTGCATCTTTCAGAGCATGTTTGATAG TAAATTTTGCGTCAGAAAGGACTTCCTAGCAAGCCCATCTATTTTAAAAAAGCGACTTGTAATTATGGGCATCGCAATGCTTTTCCTGTCGCCCTGCCTTGTCATCTTCCCATTGGTATATATGTTTCTGAGACATGCTGAAGAATTCTACAATCACCCCAGTACAGCATCATCTCGAAGATGGTCGAATTTATCAAGGTGGATTTTGCGTGAGTACAATGAG GTTGAGCATTTCTTCAGACACAGGATGAACATTTGCACTCTTCATTCTTTGAATTACTTAAAACAGTTTCCGACTCCATTAATATCTATCATTGCAAAATTTGTTTCGTTTGTATCTGGTGGCTTGGCTGGAATCCTTCTCATCCTTGGCTTCCTGGGTGAATCTATCCTTGAGGGCCAT GTTTTCGGACGTAATCTTTTCTGGTATACTGTTGTTTTTGGAACCATCGCAACTGTAAGTCGGAGAGTTGTGGCAGATGAGCTTCAAGTGATTGACCCAGAAGGAGCTATGACCCTTGTTGTCCAACATACACATTACATGCCAAAAAGATGGCGTGGTAAAGAGAGCAGTGAACTTGTGCGGAAAGAATTTGAAACTCTGTTTCAG TATACCATAACAATGCTTTTGGAAGAGATGGCCTCGATTTTCATCACTCCTTACTTGCTAATATTTGTGCTACCAAAG CGCGTCAATGATATTTTGTGCTTCATTTCGGAATTTACAGTTTATGTAGATGGAGTGGGAGATGTATGCAG CTTAAGTTTGTTTGACTTCCAAAGACATGGAAATAAAAACTATGGTTCACCACTTGATTCAGTAAAAGATATGAGGAGCTCCCAAGGGAAAATGGAGAAGTCATTATTAAG TTTCCAAAGTGCAtatacatcatggcagccaaaTCCTTATGGCAAGCAGTTTTTGTGCAATCTTCAGAGATTCAAGGAAAAGCAAATTCGTAAATATACTTTTCAAGCAATGGAAGAATCACAACTTGTGTCGAGTAGTAGAGGTCAAAGTTGTAGCAACATTTTCCATCGGCTGCTTTCCAGAGATGTTTTTCCAGGCAATGGGATTATTTATAAGTTTAGTCCATTAGGGCTGCTTGACACAGATCAAAGAGCTTATCCATACATTCTGGACTGGTATTACATGTGTCGCTCTGAACACTTAGGCAGAGATGCGGAATCATCTAACCACCCCGATGAACCAGGGGAGGATATATGGCCACCTCTGAGCAAGCCATTAACTGAGATTGAAGAGGAGGAAACCTGGGATTCTAATGTATATGAAAGAGCTCTAAGCCACTTGGAGGCATCAACATCAAGCGCGTTCTTTCAGCGTGCCACCTTCAAGCACCAGGGCAGGGAACAAAATTCTAGACACTACACTTGGTGGGCCCaggcctctgcacgccaaaCGTATCCACAAGACAGTTCTGCTGAGCCTCTTCACGACAGCTTTATTGAGCCTCCAGACTTTGCAAATCACTACACATCTGGCCATGGTTCCAGCCAGCACAGCGATGGGGCACTGAACATGGCACATCCTACTGGTCCAGAAGACAGTTTCCATGAGCCTCCGAACTTTGGAAATCATTATGGGTCTGGCTATCATTCAAGCTATCACAGCAGCGACGCGTCGGAGGGAACCAAAGAGCTAGATCAAAGAGATTACAGAACTAACAGTAGTTGGACAAGCCCCCAGGCCCTGTCCAAGACAAGGTACATGGATGATGACTCCGACCTAGAGCAGGGCCTGACCCATTTTGTTGATGTCCCACAGAACGATGATGGAAGCAAAAAAGAGGAAGCATCAGGCCATGACGTAGCCGGTATTTGTGGCTCTATGCCAGTCAGCCTCAATGTACGGATTATACCTCGAGGCAGTGACCCGATTTAG
- the LOC112876674 gene encoding lecithin-cholesterol acyltransferase-like 1 isoform X2 — protein sequence MEVQLHRLLLPPLLLLLSWPFLLRDGGRSPAAPPDLHPVVLLPGHVCSQLGARLAGAYEPPAPGCGARKGEGWFRLWENYTALRDPALAPCYADQLRLVYDPAARDYRNFPGVETRVVSFGTTRGFGSDNPAIKNDCMRMLVDALEGVGYRDGENMFGAPYDFRYAPAPPGQPNLHFSGFVSSLRRLVERASERNRGRPVILVGHSHGSINAAAFLNQNTLRWRRRYIKHFVMTSMGAGGAVGPLKTLASGTGDVLSGNTSRSFASAFLTLPSPKVFGHAPLLITRARNYSAYDLPEFLAAIGFSDDEVAARYRARALPATLNVFRAPIVPMTCINAIGAPTVEKLVYWDGDFSAEPEVVYGDGDGMITLASFLALDTVIGGDPDQEYYKSVLIPNTTHSGIMKDGFALQCVVTEILEANRR from the exons ATGGAGGTGCAGCTCCACCGGCTGCTGCTCccgcctctcctcctcctcctctcgtggcccttcctcctccgcgacggcggccgctcgcccgcggcgccgccggacCTCCACCCCGTCGTGCTGCTCCCGGGCCACGTCTGCAGCCAGCTCGGCGCGCGGCTCGCCGGCGCGTACgagccgccggcgccgggctGCGGCGCGCGCAAGGGGGAGGGGTGGTTCCGGCTATGGGAGAACTACACGGCGCTGCGGGACCCCGCGCTGGCGCCGTGCTACGCGGACCAGCTGCGGCTCGTGTacgaccccgccgcccgcgaCTACCGCAACTTTCCGGGCGTCGAGACCCGCGTCGTGTCCTTCGGCACCACTCGCGGCTTCGGCTCCGACAATCCTGCCATTAA GAACGACTGCATGAGAATGCTCGTGGACGCGCTGGAGGGAGTCGGATACAGAGACGGCGAGAACATGTTCGGCGCCCCGTACGACTTCCGgtacgcgccggcgccgcccggccAGCCCAACCTGCACTTCTCCGGCTTCGTCTCGTCCCTGCGGCGGCTCGTCGAGCGCGCGAGCGAGAGGAACCGGGGCCGGCCGGTCATCCTGGTGGGGCACAGCCACGGCAGCATCAACGCCGCCGCGTTCCTCAACCAGAACACCCTGCGCTGGCGCAGGAGGTACATCAAGCACTTCGTCATGACCTCCATGGGCGCCGGAGGCGCCGTGGGTCCGCTGAAGACCCTCGCCTCCGGCACCGGCGACGTGCTGTCCGGGAACACCAGCAGGAGCTTCGCGAGCGCGTTCCTTACTCTGCCGTCGCCTAAGGTGTTCGGCCACGCGCCCCTACTGATCACGAGAGCAAGGAACTACTCCGCCTACGACCTGCCGGAGTTCCTCGCGGCGATCGGGTTCTCGGACGACGAGGTGGCCGCCCGTTACCGGGCGAGGGCGCTGCCGGCGACGCTGAATGTATTCAGGGCGCCTATCGTGCCCATGACGTGCATCAACGCTATCGGCGCGCCGACCGTGGAGAAGCTCGTGTACTGGGACGGCGACTTCAGCGCGGAACCCGAGGTCGTgtacggcgacggcgacgggatGATCACGTTGGCTAGCTTTCTGGCGCTAGACACGGTGATTGGGGGTGACCCAGATCAAGAATACTACAAGTCCGTCTTGATCCCAAACACGACGCACTCCGGCATCATGAAGGATGGTTTTGCTCTGCAGTGCGTGGTCACAGAGATTCTCGAAGCAAATAGACGGTAA